One Lysobacter enzymogenes DNA segment encodes these proteins:
- a CDS encoding NAD-dependent epimerase/dehydratase family protein: protein MTILVTGAAGFIGANVCRALRAQGRAVVGLDNYNDYYDPQIKRDRVAALCPDVDIRALDLTDRDGLAALFDEAGIERVVHLAAQAGVRYSLSNPHAYVDSNLVGFVNLLELCRHRGVQHLAYASSSSVYGDSATPPFSEDQRIDKPRSLYAATKAANELMAYTYAQLYGLRATGLRFFTVYGPWGRPDMAPLLFSRAVLAGRPIEVFNHGKMRRDFTYIDDIVAGVIGALDHPPQDAPPHRVFNLGNHTPVELERFIQVIEDAAGRPAQKIYKPMQPGDMVETMADTARAQAAFGFEPATSIETGLPGVVAWCRDYFGDNA from the coding sequence ATGACCATCCTCGTCACCGGCGCCGCCGGCTTCATCGGCGCCAACGTCTGCCGCGCGCTGCGCGCCCAGGGCCGCGCCGTGGTCGGCCTGGACAACTACAACGACTATTACGACCCGCAGATCAAGCGCGACCGGGTCGCCGCGCTGTGCCCGGACGTGGACATCCGCGCGCTCGACCTGACCGACCGCGACGGCCTGGCCGCGCTGTTCGACGAAGCCGGCATCGAGCGCGTGGTGCACCTGGCCGCGCAGGCCGGCGTGCGCTACTCGCTGAGCAATCCGCACGCCTACGTCGACAGCAACCTGGTCGGCTTCGTCAACCTGCTGGAACTGTGCCGCCACCGCGGCGTGCAGCACCTGGCTTATGCCTCGTCCTCGTCGGTGTACGGCGATTCGGCGACGCCGCCGTTCTCCGAGGACCAGCGCATCGACAAGCCGCGCTCGCTGTACGCGGCGACCAAGGCCGCCAACGAGCTGATGGCCTACACCTACGCCCAGCTCTACGGCCTGCGCGCCACCGGCCTGCGCTTCTTCACCGTGTACGGCCCGTGGGGCCGGCCGGACATGGCGCCGCTGCTGTTCTCGCGCGCGGTCCTGGCCGGACGCCCGATCGAGGTGTTCAACCACGGCAAGATGCGCCGCGACTTCACCTACATCGACGACATCGTCGCCGGCGTGATCGGCGCGCTGGACCACCCGCCGCAGGACGCTCCGCCGCACCGGGTGTTCAACCTCGGCAACCACACCCCGGTCGAGCTGGAGCGCTTCATCCAGGTCATCGAGGACGCCGCGGGCCGGCCGGCACAGAAAATCTACAAGCCGATGCAGCCCGGCGACATGGTCGAAACCATGGCCGACACCGCCCGCGCCCAGGCCGCCTTCGGCTTCGAGCCGGCGACCTCGATCGAGACCGGCCTGCCCGGCGTGGTCGCGTGGTGCCGCGACTATTTCGGCGACAATGCCTGA
- a CDS encoding glycosyltransferase family 2 protein, with protein sequence MTQTPQLSVVVPVFNEQDNVAPLVQEITAALRGVTDFEIVYVDDHSRDGTLAALEALKAGVPELRVLHHVTQSGQSTAVRSGVKAARGAWIATLDGDGQNDPADIPKLLAKRAESAQQFKLFAGWRVNRQDSGSKRWASKWANAIRSRMLRDDTPDTGCGIKLFERAAFLELPYFDHMHRYLPALMQRAGYQTVSVPVNHRARGAGVSKYNNLNRALVGISDLRGVAWLIRRGKLTQIVER encoded by the coding sequence ATGACCCAAACCCCACAACTGTCGGTCGTCGTCCCGGTGTTCAACGAACAGGACAACGTCGCGCCCCTGGTCCAGGAAATCACCGCCGCGCTGCGCGGCGTGACCGATTTCGAGATCGTCTACGTGGACGACCACTCCCGCGACGGCACCCTGGCGGCGCTGGAAGCGCTCAAGGCCGGCGTGCCCGAGCTGCGCGTGCTGCACCACGTGACCCAGAGCGGGCAGAGCACCGCGGTGCGCAGCGGGGTCAAGGCCGCGCGTGGGGCCTGGATCGCCACCCTCGACGGCGACGGCCAGAACGACCCGGCCGACATCCCCAAGCTGCTGGCCAAGCGCGCCGAATCCGCGCAGCAGTTCAAGCTGTTCGCCGGCTGGCGGGTCAACCGCCAGGACTCGGGCAGCAAACGCTGGGCCTCGAAGTGGGCCAACGCGATCCGCAGCCGCATGCTGCGCGACGACACCCCCGACACCGGCTGCGGCATCAAACTGTTCGAGCGCGCCGCGTTCCTGGAACTGCCGTACTTCGACCACATGCACCGCTACCTGCCGGCGCTGATGCAACGCGCCGGCTACCAGACCGTGAGCGTGCCGGTGAACCACCGCGCGCGCGGCGCCGGCGTGTCCAAGTACAACAATCTCAACCGCGCCCTGGTCGGCATCAGCGACCTGCGCGGGGTGGCCTGGCTGATCCGCCGCGGCAAGCTGACCCAGATCGTCGAACGCTGA
- a CDS encoding lipid-A-disaccharide synthase N-terminal domain-containing protein: MDFMNSPIEWLNWTGLHMSPWKLIGLVGAVMFGGRWLVQFVASKRMGKPVIPRAFWYMSLVGSAMTLSYFLFSQKQDSVGVIQNLFPAFTAAYSLYLDIKHRGWKRDRAGH; encoded by the coding sequence ATGGATTTCATGAATTCGCCGATCGAATGGCTGAACTGGACCGGCCTGCACATGTCGCCGTGGAAGCTCATCGGCCTGGTCGGCGCGGTGATGTTCGGCGGCCGCTGGCTGGTCCAGTTCGTCGCCAGCAAGCGCATGGGCAAGCCGGTGATCCCGCGGGCGTTCTGGTACATGAGCCTGGTCGGCAGCGCGATGACCCTGAGCTACTTCCTGTTCTCGCAGAAGCAGGACTCGGTCGGCGTGATCCAGAACCTGTTCCCGGCGTTCACCGCCGCCTACAGCCTGTACCTGGACATCAAGCACCGCGGCTGGAAACGCGACCGCGCCGGCCACTGA
- a CDS encoding GFA family protein, producing MSRRTASCACGQLSLDCEGEPLRISICHCLACQRRTGSAFGYQVRYPEAAVAIRGRFSGYAQAGDSGNVARFGFCPQCGSTVFWRPDALPGIVLVAAGAFADPAFPPPPTVSVYGDRRHAWVALPPGCEALD from the coding sequence ATGAGCCGTCGCACAGCTTCGTGCGCCTGCGGCCAGCTCAGCCTGGACTGCGAGGGCGAGCCGCTGCGGATCTCGATCTGCCATTGCCTGGCCTGCCAGCGCCGCACCGGCAGCGCGTTCGGCTACCAGGTGCGCTACCCGGAGGCGGCGGTCGCGATCCGCGGCCGGTTCAGCGGCTACGCCCAGGCCGGCGACAGCGGCAACGTGGCCCGGTTCGGTTTTTGCCCGCAGTGCGGCTCGACCGTGTTCTGGCGGCCCGATGCGCTGCCCGGGATCGTCCTGGTCGCGGCCGGCGCGTTCGCCGATCCGGCGTTTCCGCCGCCGCCGACGGTGTCGGTCTACGGCGACCGGCGCCACGCCTGGGTGGCGCTGCCGCCCGGCTGCGAGGCGCTGGACTGA
- the rpmB gene encoding 50S ribosomal protein L28 — protein MSRVCQVTGKRTTTGNNVSHAMNKTRRRFLPNLHERRFWVASENRWVKLRVSAHALRTIDKNGIDAVLAELRARGEKI, from the coding sequence ATGTCCCGCGTATGCCAAGTAACGGGCAAGCGAACGACGACCGGCAACAACGTCTCGCATGCCATGAACAAGACCCGCCGCCGTTTCCTCCCCAACCTGCACGAGCGCCGTTTCTGGGTCGCCAGTGAGAACCGTTGGGTGAAGCTGCGCGTTTCCGCCCACGCCCTGCGCACCATCGACAAGAACGGCATCGACGCCGTCCTCGCCGAGCTGCGCGCCCGCGGCGAAAAGATCTAA
- the rpmG gene encoding 50S ribosomal protein L33 codes for MASKRDKIRLISTANTGHFYTTDKNKKNTPGKMEIKKYDPVVRKHVIYKEGKIK; via the coding sequence ATGGCTTCCAAGCGCGACAAGATCCGCCTGATCTCGACGGCGAACACCGGTCACTTCTACACGACCGACAAGAACAAGAAGAACACCCCGGGCAAGATGGAGATCAAGAAGTACGATCCCGTCGTCCGCAAGCACGTGATCTACAAGGAAGGCAAGATCAAGTGA
- a CDS encoding trypsin-like serine peptidase, with protein sequence MKLSNAAPRALAVALLGWMLATPALAADTTPGPSLAGQSRAIDLRLGAQSGLSKSAWSAPVKIHAADAAYIKVHFAQFDLPAGVVLEVSDPKRSEVHRYRKGDLGRYTVDAALGEDGKTRFGAMSVAGDTAVLRLTGTPTEPWAPHHGVRVARYDEGFPQAMMGELSDAGLLNGGGSAKSICGTKDSRPVACYASTDATAVARSKPVALILLNGTKWCTAWRVGPDNRIFTNNHCLDSAADVAGSEFWFNYQATTCAGTTSGALTKVAGDRMLKTNQTLDYTLLTVKNFASISSFGYLSLDVRKPVVGEEIYISGHPDTRMKELSVVSDRDGGGRCKVIDADADGYGTDTDAGYYCDTEGGNSGSPVLARSSHKVVALHHFGGNCNAAAPNRGVKMQLIWPQVSSYFGGVVP encoded by the coding sequence ATGAAACTTTCGAATGCCGCACCGCGCGCGCTGGCCGTCGCGCTGTTGGGCTGGATGCTGGCGACGCCGGCGCTGGCCGCCGATACGACGCCGGGGCCGTCGCTGGCGGGCCAGTCGCGCGCGATCGATCTGCGCCTGGGCGCGCAATCGGGCCTGTCCAAATCCGCGTGGTCGGCGCCGGTGAAGATCCACGCCGCCGACGCGGCCTACATCAAGGTGCATTTCGCCCAGTTCGACCTGCCCGCGGGCGTGGTGCTGGAAGTGTCCGATCCCAAGCGCAGCGAGGTCCATCGCTACCGCAAGGGCGATCTGGGCCGCTACACGGTCGACGCCGCGCTCGGCGAAGACGGCAAGACCCGCTTCGGCGCGATGTCGGTGGCCGGCGACACCGCGGTGCTGCGTCTGACCGGCACGCCGACCGAACCGTGGGCGCCGCACCACGGCGTGCGCGTGGCGCGCTACGACGAAGGCTTTCCGCAGGCGATGATGGGCGAGCTCAGCGACGCCGGGCTGCTCAACGGCGGCGGCTCGGCCAAGTCGATCTGCGGCACCAAGGACAGCCGTCCGGTCGCCTGCTACGCCAGCACCGACGCCACCGCGGTGGCGCGCTCCAAGCCGGTCGCGCTGATCCTGCTCAACGGCACCAAGTGGTGCACCGCGTGGCGGGTCGGGCCGGACAACCGCATCTTCACCAACAACCACTGCCTGGACAGCGCCGCCGACGTGGCCGGCTCGGAGTTCTGGTTCAACTACCAGGCCACGACCTGCGCCGGCACCACCAGCGGCGCGCTGACGAAAGTCGCCGGCGACCGGATGCTCAAGACCAACCAGACCCTGGACTACACCCTGCTGACGGTGAAGAACTTCGCCAGCATTTCCAGCTTCGGCTACCTGAGCCTGGACGTGCGCAAGCCGGTGGTCGGCGAGGAGATCTACATCAGCGGCCATCCCGACACGCGCATGAAGGAACTGTCGGTGGTCAGCGACCGCGACGGCGGCGGCCGTTGCAAGGTCATCGACGCCGATGCCGACGGCTACGGCACCGATACCGACGCGGGCTATTACTGCGACACCGAAGGCGGCAACTCCGGCTCGCCGGTGCTGGCGCGTTCTTCGCACAAGGTGGTGGCGCTGCACCACTTCGGCGGCAACTGCAACGCGGCCGCGCCCAATCGCGGAGTGAAGATGCAGTTGATCTGGCCGCAGGTGTCGAGCTACTTCGGCGGCGTGGTGCCGTGA
- a CDS encoding trypsin-like serine peptidase yields MPKLLAPALLASALCLSLSAAAQTAPGASAPIKIADVRAADLQLGAQPGRVGRAGVDAGAKAVEIRTPDASFIKVHFEHFSLPAGVTLEVASPDGREVYRYSADHRDGHTVAADLGEDGKTRFSAMSISGPVAVLRLVGSAREPWRKDHGVKVSRYLEGYPEDMLPELQNEGLLSTNVGAKSICGTDNKQAAACYSTSDTQAFNASKPVARAVMSGGSLCTAWRVSSQNRMFTNNHCISTAAGVAGAEFWFNYQRSSCTGAQATVTKVTGAQLLKTDVTLDYTLFTVNNFANIASFGSLGLDPRAAVANEGIFIAGHPGGRMKELSVADTQNSTGKCRVDAPSVTGNAANSDVGYYCDTEGGSSGSPVIARSSGKVLALHHFGGCFNSGAKISLIWPQVSTHFGGVIP; encoded by the coding sequence ATGCCCAAACTGCTCGCGCCCGCGCTGCTTGCCAGCGCACTGTGCCTGTCGCTGTCGGCCGCCGCGCAGACCGCGCCCGGCGCGTCGGCGCCGATCAAGATCGCCGACGTGCGCGCCGCCGACCTGCAACTGGGCGCGCAGCCCGGCCGGGTCGGCCGCGCCGGCGTCGACGCGGGCGCCAAGGCGGTGGAAATCCGCACGCCCGACGCGTCCTTCATCAAGGTGCACTTCGAACACTTCTCGCTGCCGGCGGGCGTGACCCTGGAAGTCGCCAGCCCCGACGGCCGCGAGGTCTACCGCTACAGCGCCGATCACCGCGACGGCCACACCGTCGCGGCCGATCTCGGCGAAGACGGCAAGACCCGCTTCTCGGCGATGTCGATCTCCGGACCGGTCGCGGTGCTGCGCCTGGTCGGCAGCGCGCGCGAGCCGTGGCGCAAGGATCACGGGGTCAAGGTCTCGCGCTATCTGGAAGGCTATCCGGAGGACATGCTGCCGGAGCTGCAGAACGAAGGGCTGCTGAGCACGAACGTCGGCGCCAAGTCGATCTGCGGCACCGACAACAAGCAGGCCGCGGCCTGCTACTCGACCAGCGACACCCAGGCCTTCAACGCCTCCAAGCCGGTGGCGCGCGCGGTCATGAGCGGCGGCAGCCTGTGCACCGCGTGGCGGGTGAGCTCGCAGAACCGCATGTTCACCAACAACCACTGCATCAGCACCGCCGCCGGCGTGGCCGGCGCCGAGTTCTGGTTCAATTACCAGCGCAGCAGCTGCACCGGCGCGCAGGCGACGGTGACCAAGGTGACCGGCGCGCAGTTGCTCAAGACCGACGTCACCCTGGACTACACTCTGTTCACGGTGAACAACTTCGCCAATATCGCCAGCTTCGGTTCGCTGGGCCTGGATCCGCGCGCGGCGGTCGCCAACGAAGGCATCTTCATCGCCGGCCATCCGGGCGGGCGGATGAAGGAGCTCAGCGTCGCCGACACCCAGAACAGCACCGGCAAGTGCCGCGTCGACGCGCCCAGCGTCACCGGCAACGCCGCCAACAGCGACGTGGGCTATTACTGCGACACCGAAGGCGGCAGCTCGGGCTCGCCGGTGATCGCGCGTTCCAGCGGCAAGGTGCTGGCGCTGCACCACTTCGGCGGCTGCTTCAATTCCGGCGCGAAGATCTCGCTGATCTGGCCGCAGGTGTCGACGCATTTCGGCGGCGTGATTCCCTGA